The nucleotide sequence ATAAAACAGCAGGAATGATGATTTTATTAACAAAACGGGGCCCTCTATTTTTGGCAGATACAGCTGTTATTCCAGATCCAACAAGCGAGGAACTAGCTAGAATAGCTTTAATGGCTTCTCACGTAGTTAAAAACTTTGATATTGAACCACGTATAGCTATGTTATCATTTCAAAATTTTTCATCTGATTCAAAAACATCCTATAAAGTTTCTCAAACAGTATCCTTTTTACATAAAAAATATCCAGATTTGATAGTAGATGGAGAAATACAACCTGATTTTGCTTTGAATGAATTTTTATTATCCAAAAAATTTCCTTTTTCAAAACTTGTTAAAAAAAGAGCAAATATTTTTATTTTCCCCAATTTAGAATCAGGAAATTTGACTTATAAATTTATTAGAGGATTAGGAGATGTTCAAACCATAGGTCCTATAATGTTAGGAATGCGAAAACCTGCACATGTTATGCAAATGCAATCTAGTATAGAAGAAATAGTAAATTTAACTACTTTGGCTGTGATCGATGCGCAAATCAGACAAAATTAAAAACATGTGTCTTAAAAAAAACTTTTTTCCCAAAAAGAATTCGAACTTTTTTTTCAAAAAAAATAGGTCTATGACTCGACGTATAAAAAACAGGTAACCTCCCCCATGTAGAATGTATACATAACAATTTGTTTTCGATTAACTTTTTCCTTATCTCTTTCACCACTATTTTTTGTATATCAATTAAATGAACTTTTCCATGATAAAAATTATCTATTTCTTGTTTTAAAAATAAATAATGAGTACAAGCTAATAATATAGCATCTATTGATTTAAAATGATTTAAATAACTGTTGATAACAGGGCTTATTTTTTTCATTTCCCAACCATTTTCTATAATGGGAGCTAATAAAGGAGTAGATATTTGAACTATATCTAAATGATGATAATATTTTTTTATTTTTTTTATATAAAAATTGGAATGTATGGTAGCAGGCGTGGCAATTATTCCTATTTTTTTATAAGAAAGAAAAATTGTATTCTTTACTACAGGATCTATGACATTAAATATTAATATTTTTTTATGAAATTTTTTTTGAATCAGGTCTAAAGCATTAGATACGATAGAATTGCATGCAATAACTAAAGCTTTACAATTTTTTTTATAAAGAAAAGAAGCGATTTTTAAAGAGTTATTTCTAATAAATTCTCTAGACTTTTCTCCATAAGGCATATTTTGGGTGTCCCCGAAATAAATAAAATATTCATTAGGCATTTGAATTTTCATTTCTTTAGCTATAAGAAGTCCGCCAATTCCAGAATCAAATACTCCTATTGGAGATAATGGACTTATTTTCATATTTTAAATTAAATTAAAAGGAGAACAAATTATATTATAAAAACAAATACATATAAAAATTGGATGTTTGATTAACTTGATCAAATAAGTTTATAAAGTAGCTTTTTACTTAATTTTTTTTTCAACCTAGCAGCTTTATTCATATGTATAATATTTTTTTTTGCTAATTTATCTATCATGGAAATGACAGTAGAATATTGTTTTTGATTTTTATCAACTAACAATTTTTTTATAGCAGTCTTAGTGCTTTTATATACATATTTGTTATGTAAACGTCTAGCATGATTTTGTCTGATTCTTTTTAAAGAAGATAAATGATTTGCCATAAAAAATAATTATAGCCCATAGGGGAATCGAACCCCTCTTTCCAGGATGAAAACCTGACGTCCTAACCAATAGACGAATGGGCCTATATACAAAATTAATGACACAAATTAAATTTTTTTTATATTTAATACAAGTATTTTATTTACATTTGACTATATCTTTTTTTTGATCAATTTCCTTTAAAACAATAAAAATTTCTTATCAATTTCATAATTATTTTACTTGTAATTTTTATGATCATCCATATAATATGAATTGAATATGGAGGGAATTCTAAATCTGTAATAGATTGTTATTCTTTTATTTTCTAAAATGTTTTGTTTCTATTATCACAAAATAAATAAAAAGGAGACTTACTTATCTTAAGTAATAGGAATATAGGGATGGTTATATATAGCAGCCATAGAATAAAGGAAGAATTCTTTATTTTTCATAAAAATCAACTAAAAAACCTAAAGATTTTAAATCTTCCCAAAAATTGGGATATGATTTTTCCACAACATTCGGGTCTTCTATTTGTATAGAATCATAACATAATCCCAATGCAGAAAAAGACATTGCCATCCTATGATCTTGATAAGTTTTAATTCTGATGAAAGAATTAATTCTTTTTTTATAAAAATCTTTTATTTCTAAATAAGAATCCGTAATTTCTATTATAACTCCAGCTTTAAAAAGCTCTTCTTTTAATGCTTGTAATCTATCTGTTTCTTTAATTTTCAATGTTTCTAATCCTTTTAAACTACATTTTACACCAATAGCAACACAAGTAACAACAATAGTTTGAGCAAGATCTGGTGTTTTATTTAAATCTAACTCAATAAATTTTGGAGATAAAAAATTCAATTTTTTCTTTAATTTTATCACATTTTTATCAAAAACGGTATTAATTCCAAAATATTTATCATATATGTATGAGACTTCTTTGTCTCCTTGTAAACTATTATTATCATATGAACGTAAAATAATATGACTATTTTTTGCAATAGCAGCCATAGAATAATAGTAAGAAGCTGAGCTCCAATCTGATTCTACATAAAAACGTTTTTTATATTTTTTTTTTACTGGATAAATATGGATAATTCTTTCTTTCCAATTTGTTTTTATTCCAGCTAGAGTAAGTAAATCAAAAGTCATTTTTATATAAGGAATAGATGTGATATTTCCTTTAAGAAAAATTTTTAATCCTATTCTAAGTTGACTAGCTATTAACATAAGAGAACTTATATATTGACTACTAATTTCCGCATTCATATCTATTTCTCCACCTAAAATTTTCTTCCCAAAAATTTGTATTGGAGGATATCCTTCTTTTTCCAAATAGAAAATTTTAGATCCCAACTTTTTTAGAGCTTCTACAAGTATATAAATCGGTCTATTTTTCATTCTATACGATCCTGTTAATATTACTTTTCTTCCCTCTTGTATAGAGAAATAAGAAGTTAAAAAACGCATAGCAGTTCCAGCATGATGAATATCTAATTTATTAGAGGGACTCATTAAACTTTTTTTTAATACTTCTGTATCTTCACAATTAGAAAGATTTTCAATATGAATATCATCTTTATGAATAGCTTTTAAAATTAAAAGACGATTAGATATACTTTTAGATCCTGTTATAGATATAGAACCATATAAGGAATTTGGATCTTTATAAATCTTAATATAAGAAGGCATATTTTTATTTTAATTTTTTATTTTCGTGATGTCTAGCATGATCTCTAATTTCTTTTTTTTTTAATTTTTTATTAAAGGATTCTTCCAAATCAATTCCAGTTTGATTTGCTAAACAAACTATAACAAATAATACATCTGATAATTCTTCTCCAAGATCTTCATTTTTTTTACAATTTTTTTGTTTTGATTGTTCTCCATAATTTCTAGCAATAATTCTAGAAACTTCCCCTACTTCTTCAGATAAAAGAATTGTATTAGTCAGTATATCAAAATAACGAACTCCATGATTGATTATCCAATTATGAACTAATTTTTGTAAATTATTTATTTTCAATTATTTATATTTTTTTTGTTCAAAACGAATTGAACATGGTTTATAATAGAATCACAATTAATTTTATATTTTTTTAAAAGCTCCATGGGTTTTCCACTTTCTCCAAAAGTATCGTTAACGGCCACTAAACTTTGAACAACAGGACATTTATTAGTAGTTAATATTCTAGCTACACTTTCTCCTAACCCCCCCCAATAATTGTGTTCTTCTGCAGTAACAACACATTTTGTTTTATTAATAGATTTTAAAATAGTATAATTATCTAATGGTTTAATTGTATGAATATTAATCACTTCACATTCTATTCCTTTTTTTTTATATAAAATTCTAGATGCTTCTAAAGATTCCCAAACTAAATGTCCTGTGCTAACAATAGTAACATCTTTTCCTTCCGTTAAAACTACCGCTTTTCCTATTTCGAATATTTGATTTTCATTTGTAAAATTAGCTACAGCAGGACGACCAAAACGCAAATATACTGGCCCTAAATAATTCGATATCGCTAAAGTAGCTGCATAGGTCTGATTATAATCACAAGTATTAATAACAACCATCCCAGGTAGCATTTTCATCATTCCTATATCTTCTAAACTTTGATGTGTGGCCCCATCTTCTCCTAGAGTTAATCCAGAATGAGAGGCGCATATTTTTACATTTTTGTAAGAATAAGCAATAGATTGACGGATTTGGTCATAAACACGAGATGTTGAAAAATTAGCAAATGTTCCGGTAAATGGAATATATTTACCAATACTAAGTCCGGATGCTATCCCTATCATATTAGCTTCTGCAATTCCTATTTGAAAAAATCTTTCAGGAAATTCTTTCGAAAACTGATCCATAAACAAAGAAGTCTTAAGGTCCGAACATAATGCAACGATTCTATGATTTGTTCTACCCAAAAAAGTTAAAGCCTTGCCAAAACCAGCTCTAGTTTCTTTTAATCCTTTATTCTCATACTGTTTCATAAAACGCATATTTTTATTTACAATGGATAATCTCCTAAAGGAGTTTTAGGAAGTTGATATAAAGCTTTTTTTAGTTCTTCTTTATTAGGAGGTTTTCCATGCCATGCGTTATTTCCTACCATAAAATCTACACCATATCCCATTTTAGTATATAATATGATCAAAACAGGTTTTTCTTTCCCTGTTTCATTTTTAGCTTTTTTTAAAATGTTAATTACTTTCTCTATATTATTTCCTTCTAATTCTTCTAAAACCTTCCAATCAAAAGATTCAAATTTTTTTTTTAAATTCCCCAAAGGGAGGACTTCATCCGTACTCCCATCTATTTGTTGTCCATTGTAATCTATAGTGGCTATATAATTATCTATTTTCCTAGAACCTGCATATAGAACCGCTTCCCAAATTTGGCCTTCATTTAATTCTCCATCTCCATGTAAACTGTAAACAATTCTATTCAATTCATTATTGAGTTTCTTTGATAAGGCAGCACCAATGGATACAGACATTCCTTGTCCTAAAGAACCGGAAGAAATTCGTATTCCTGGTAATCCGCCATGCACAGTAGGATGACCTTGTAAACGAGAATTTAACTTTCTAAAAGTGGATAATTCTTTAATAGAAAAAAAACCAGAACGAGCTAATATACTATAATAAACAGGAGATATATGGCCATTAGACAAGAAAAAAAGGTCTTCCCCTTTTCCATCCATGGTAAATTGATTTGGATCATAATACATAATTTTTTGATATAAAGCCACAAAATACTCTGTACATCCTAAAGACCCACCAGGATGTCCAGACTTTGCATCATGTACCATACGTAAAATATCTCGCCTCACTTGAATACACAAGTTTTTTAAATAACTTATATTCATATTCATATTCATCATTTGTTGTTTGTATATTTTTGCATTTATCTATATCATGTTTCACAAAAGTAACATTTAATTATGAGTATTCTAAATAGAAAAGCAAAATTTAAGTATCATTTTATTGAGCATTATATAGCTGGAATACAATTGTTTGGAACAGAAGTAAAATCTATAAGACAAAATAAAGCTAATATTATGGAAAGTTTTTGTCAAATAAAACATGGAGAGTTGTATTCTATCAATATGTACATAGATGAATATAAATTTGGAACAAACTGGAATCATTCAATTAGAAGAGAAAGGAAACTGTTATTAAAGAAACAAGAATTGATAAGAATCAATAAAAAATTAAAAGACCCTGGGTTAACTTTAATTCCCATAGAATTATTCTTTAATGATAAAGGATACATAAAACTGAAAATAGTTTTAGCTAAAGGGAAAAAGACACATGATAAACGTGAATCTTTACGAAAGAAAGATTTTTTGAAAGAAATTAATCGATCTTTAAAATTTAAAAATCGTATTTAATTTATTATATTTGTTTTGTTTAGATTAAAAGAAATTATAGTTTTATGAAAAACGTCAACTTTTTTATTGTTGCTTTATTTACTTTTTTTTCATCTGTTTTTGTTTTTTCCCAATCTCAAGATTCGAAAAAAGAAAAATGGTTTGTTAGAATAGGAACGCATGACATAAATTATTATCCTATAAGGTCTCCTTTTAAAGGTTTTTTTCTTAAAAGAAATAACAGCTTTCATCCAGTTATTTCCAGTATAGAACTGGAACATAATATCAAGAAACATATAGGTTTATATTTAGATGCTTCATACGGAATGGTAGACAATTCGAGATGGAAAGTAGACAATAACTTTTTTGTAAAGTTAAGTAATGGGATTAATTTATATATTATACCTCATTACAAATTGGATCCTTACTTAAGATTAGGGATAGGACACTATAAATCGGATAGTTATGTCAATAGAGAGTTGGAGATTTCAGATACAAAATATTTTAAAACGAATAAAAAGAATTTTTTTCTTATAGATGGAGGTTTGGGTTTAAATTTATGGTTAGTATCTAATTTTGGGCTTAATTTACAAAGCACTTACAATCATGTATTTGCTAAACAATCAAGAGATTATCTAAATTTTTGGAAACATAATGTAGGATTAATTTTTCGTTTCGGAAATTTAAAAATTGATCATGATCATAAAATTGTAACAGAAAATCAAGACAATTATTCTGTATCTGATTCTGAAAAAGAAAAAGATTCTGTATCTGATTCTGAAAAAGAAAAAGATTCTGTATCTGATTCTGAAAAAGAAAAAGATTCTGTATCTGATTCTGAAAAAGAAAAAGAGGTTGAACAAAAAATTTGTTGTGAAGACTCAGATAATGATGGAATTTTAGATAATGAAGATTTGTGTCCCAATCAATTTGGAAAAAAAGAAAATAAAGGATGTCCTGACATAGTTTTTAATCCCATTTTATTTGGGATAGGAAAATTTTCATTATCTACTCGTTCTTTAATGAAAATCAATAAAATTGCAAAAATCATGATAAATCGTATTCCTAATTCAAAATTTTATGTAAATGGATATGCAGATACTCATGGAAAATTATATTTTAACAAAATATTGTCTTTAAAAAGAGCACGTTCCGTTTTTTATGCTTTGGTATCTAAAGGAGTAAATCCTTCTAGAATGGAAGTTAGAGGACTAGGAGTTGAAAAGAAAAAAGGACGATGTGTTGAAATCATAATACGAAAATAATAAACAAAAATATCTATAACCAAAAACAAAAAAGTCTCTTGAAAATAAATAGTCAAGAGACTTTTTTGTTGACATAAAAAGATATGTATACACTTATTTGATAAAGTATTATAAGAGGAATTAATACAATGATTGTACTTAAAATATCTCCAGGCGTTATAGCAGAAGCTATAACTAACATAACAAAAAAAGCATGTTTTCTGTATTTTCTCAAAAATGAATAAGAAACCAATCCGATTTTAGTTAAAAAGAATATAATAAATGGAAATAAAAAAACAATCCCCATAGAAAATACTGAATGCAGAATTAAAGAAATATAATCTGATAAATCAAATATGTTTTTGGGGAGGTTACTTATTCTAAAAGAATATCCAAAATGAATTAAAAATGGACATAATATGAAATAACCAAAAAAAACTCCTAACAAAAATAAAAAAGAGACCACAACTAATATCCATATTGAATATTTTTTTTCTTCATCTGAAAGAGCTGGTTTTATAAATTTCCAAAATTCATAAAAAACATAAGGAAAAGATAAAATAACTCCTCCTATAAAACAAGTCCATATATAAATATGAAATTGTCCAAATATTTGTCTATTTTGTATTTCTAAATTTTTGTATAAAAAAGAAAGTGAGTTAAAGTGAATTCCTAAAAAAGTATTCGTAAATTTATACAATATACGATAAGTAATAAAATCTGTTTTTGCTGGACCAAAAATAATACAATCGAATATAATATTTTTATTGTTCATTAAAACAATCATTGAAATGATTATTGCACAAATACAATGAATTATATGTTTTCTTAATTCTTCAATATGTTTCCAAAACGGCATTTTATTTTCTTTCATGAAAATTTTATTTTGTAAAATAAAACTTCTTCTCAAGAAAAATTGTAATTTTCTTATTTAAAATTTCATAAATAAATGAAATGTGGAATTATAGGTCTACCAAATGTAGGAAAATCAACATTTTTTAATTATATTTCCAATTCCCAAGCTTTATCAGAAAATTTTCCTTTTTCTACTATAGAGCCAAATTATG is from Blattabacterium cuenoti and encodes:
- the murI gene encoding glutamate racemase, coding for MKISPLSPIGVFDSGIGGLLIAKEMKIQMPNEYFIYFGDTQNMPYGEKSREFIRNNSLKIASFLYKKNCKALVIACNSIVSNALDLIQKKFHKKILIFNVIDPVVKNTIFLSYKKIGIIATPATIHSNFYIKKIKKYYHHLDIVQISTPLLAPIIENGWEMKKISPVINSYLNHFKSIDAILLACTHYLFLKQEIDNFYHGKVHLIDIQKIVVKEIRKKLIENKLLCIHSTWGRLPVFYTSSHRPIFFEKKVRILFGKKVFFKTHVFNFV
- the rpsT gene encoding 30S ribosomal protein S20; the protein is MANHLSSLKRIRQNHARRLHNKYVYKSTKTAIKKLLVDKNQKQYSTVISMIDKLAKKNIIHMNKAARLKKKLSKKLLYKLI
- a CDS encoding 3-phosphoshikimate 1-carboxyvinyltransferase, producing the protein MPSYIKIYKDPNSLYGSISITGSKSISNRLLILKAIHKDDIHIENLSNCEDTEVLKKSLMSPSNKLDIHHAGTAMRFLTSYFSIQEGRKVILTGSYRMKNRPIYILVEALKKLGSKIFYLEKEGYPPIQIFGKKILGGEIDMNAEISSQYISSLMLIASQLRIGLKIFLKGNITSIPYIKMTFDLLTLAGIKTNWKERIIHIYPVKKKYKKRFYVESDWSSASYYYSMAAIAKNSHIILRSYDNNSLQGDKEVSYIYDKYFGINTVFDKNVIKLKKKLNFLSPKFIELDLNKTPDLAQTIVVTCVAIGVKCSLKGLETLKIKETDRLQALKEELFKAGVIIEITDSYLEIKDFYKKRINSFIRIKTYQDHRMAMSFSALGLCYDSIQIEDPNVVEKSYPNFWEDLKSLGFLVDFYEK
- a CDS encoding nucleotide pyrophosphohydrolase yields the protein MKINNLQKLVHNWIINHGVRYFDILTNTILLSEEVGEVSRIIARNYGEQSKQKNCKKNEDLGEELSDVLFVIVCLANQTGIDLEESFNKKLKKKEIRDHARHHENKKLK
- a CDS encoding transketolase family protein, with translation MKQYENKGLKETRAGFGKALTFLGRTNHRIVALCSDLKTSLFMDQFSKEFPERFFQIGIAEANMIGIASGLSIGKYIPFTGTFANFSTSRVYDQIRQSIAYSYKNVKICASHSGLTLGEDGATHQSLEDIGMMKMLPGMVVINTCDYNQTYAATLAISNYLGPVYLRFGRPAVANFTNENQIFEIGKAVVLTEGKDVTIVSTGHLVWESLEASRILYKKKGIECEVINIHTIKPLDNYTILKSINKTKCVVTAEEHNYWGGLGESVARILTTNKCPVVQSLVAVNDTFGESGKPMELLKKYKINCDSIINHVQFVLNKKNINN
- a CDS encoding transketolase, translating into MNMNISYLKNLCIQVRRDILRMVHDAKSGHPGGSLGCTEYFVALYQKIMYYDPNQFTMDGKGEDLFFLSNGHISPVYYSILARSGFFSIKELSTFRKLNSRLQGHPTVHGGLPGIRISSGSLGQGMSVSIGAALSKKLNNELNRIVYSLHGDGELNEGQIWEAVLYAGSRKIDNYIATIDYNGQQIDGSTDEVLPLGNLKKKFESFDWKVLEELEGNNIEKVINILKKAKNETGKEKPVLIILYTKMGYGVDFMVGNNAWHGKPPNKEELKKALYQLPKTPLGDYPL
- the smpB gene encoding SsrA-binding protein SmpB, encoding MSILNRKAKFKYHFIEHYIAGIQLFGTEVKSIRQNKANIMESFCQIKHGELYSINMYIDEYKFGTNWNHSIRRERKLLLKKQELIRINKKLKDPGLTLIPIELFFNDKGYIKLKIVLAKGKKTHDKRESLRKKDFLKEINRSLKFKNRI
- a CDS encoding OmpA family protein, with protein sequence MKNVNFFIVALFTFFSSVFVFSQSQDSKKEKWFVRIGTHDINYYPIRSPFKGFFLKRNNSFHPVISSIELEHNIKKHIGLYLDASYGMVDNSRWKVDNNFFVKLSNGINLYIIPHYKLDPYLRLGIGHYKSDSYVNRELEISDTKYFKTNKKNFFLIDGGLGLNLWLVSNFGLNLQSTYNHVFAKQSRDYLNFWKHNVGLIFRFGNLKIDHDHKIVTENQDNYSVSDSEKEKDSVSDSEKEKDSVSDSEKEKDSVSDSEKEKEVEQKICCEDSDNDGILDNEDLCPNQFGKKENKGCPDIVFNPILFGIGKFSLSTRSLMKINKIAKIMINRIPNSKFYVNGYADTHGKLYFNKILSLKRARSVFYALVSKGVNPSRMEVRGLGVEKKKGRCVEIIIRK
- the tatC gene encoding twin-arginine translocase subunit TatC, producing the protein MKENKMPFWKHIEELRKHIIHCICAIIISMIVLMNNKNIIFDCIIFGPAKTDFITYRILYKFTNTFLGIHFNSLSFLYKNLEIQNRQIFGQFHIYIWTCFIGGVILSFPYVFYEFWKFIKPALSDEEKKYSIWILVVVSFLFLLGVFFGYFILCPFLIHFGYSFRISNLPKNIFDLSDYISLILHSVFSMGIVFLFPFIIFFLTKIGLVSYSFLRKYRKHAFFVMLVIASAITPGDILSTIIVLIPLIILYQISVYISFYVNKKVS